The proteins below are encoded in one region of Tomitella fengzijianii:
- the aceA gene encoding isocitrate lyase produces MSNVGKARTAAEIQKDWDENPRWKGVARNFTAEQVAELQGTVVEEHTLARRGSEILWDLIHKEDFVNALGALTGNQAVQQIRAGLKAVYLSGWQVAGDANLSGHTYPDQSLYPANSVPTVVRRINNALLRADEVARVEGDTSIENWLAPIVADAEAGFGGALNAYELQKAMIGAGAAGVHWEDQLASEKKCGHLGGKVLIPTQQHIRTLTSARLASDVANVPSVIVARTDAEAATLITSDVDERDRQFITGERTAEGFYHVKNGIEPCIERAKAYAPYADLIWMETGTPDLEYARKFAEGVKAEHPDQLLAYNCSPSFNWSANLDDATIAKFQRELGAMGFKFQFITLAGFHALNYSMFDLAYGYARNQMTSFVELQNREFKAAEERGFTAVKHQREVGAGYFDRIATTVDPTSSTTALKGSTEQAQFHG; encoded by the coding sequence ATGTCGAACGTCGGAAAAGCACGTACCGCCGCGGAGATCCAGAAGGACTGGGATGAGAACCCCCGCTGGAAGGGTGTCGCGCGCAACTTCACGGCTGAGCAGGTCGCCGAGCTTCAGGGCACCGTCGTCGAGGAGCACACGCTCGCCCGCCGCGGCTCCGAAATCCTGTGGGATCTGATCCACAAGGAGGACTTCGTCAACGCGCTCGGCGCGCTGACCGGCAACCAGGCCGTCCAGCAGATCCGCGCCGGCCTGAAGGCCGTGTACCTGTCCGGCTGGCAGGTCGCCGGTGACGCGAACCTGTCGGGCCACACCTACCCGGACCAGAGCCTCTACCCGGCGAACTCGGTCCCCACCGTGGTGCGCCGCATCAACAACGCGCTGCTGCGCGCCGACGAGGTCGCCCGCGTCGAGGGCGACACGTCCATCGAGAACTGGCTGGCGCCCATCGTCGCCGACGCGGAGGCCGGCTTCGGCGGCGCGCTCAACGCCTACGAGCTGCAGAAGGCCATGATCGGCGCCGGCGCGGCGGGCGTGCACTGGGAGGACCAGCTGGCCTCCGAGAAGAAGTGCGGCCACCTGGGCGGCAAGGTCCTCATCCCCACCCAGCAGCACATCCGCACGCTGACGTCGGCCCGCCTGGCGTCGGATGTCGCGAACGTGCCCAGCGTCATCGTCGCCCGCACGGACGCCGAGGCCGCCACGCTGATCACCTCCGACGTGGACGAGCGCGACCGCCAGTTCATCACCGGCGAGCGCACGGCCGAGGGCTTCTACCACGTCAAGAACGGCATCGAGCCCTGCATCGAGCGCGCCAAGGCCTACGCCCCGTACGCCGACCTCATCTGGATGGAGACCGGCACCCCGGACCTCGAGTACGCCCGCAAGTTCGCCGAGGGCGTCAAGGCCGAGCACCCGGACCAGCTGCTGGCCTACAACTGCTCGCCCTCGTTCAACTGGTCGGCCAACCTGGACGACGCCACCATCGCCAAGTTCCAGCGTGAGCTGGGCGCGATGGGCTTCAAGTTCCAGTTCATCACCCTGGCCGGCTTCCACGCGCTCAACTACTCGATGTTCGATCTGGCCTACGGCTACGCCCGCAACCAGATGACCTCGTTCGTGGAGCTGCAGAACCGCGAGTTCAAGGCGGCCGAGGAACGCGGCTTCACCGCGGTCAAGCACCAGCGGGAGGTCGGCGCCGGCTACTTCGATCGCATCGCCACCACCGTCGACCCCACCAGTTCCACCACCGCACTGAAAGGTTCGACCGAACAGGCCCAGTTCCACGGGTAG